From the genome of Gavia stellata isolate bGavSte3 chromosome 3, bGavSte3.hap2, whole genome shotgun sequence, one region includes:
- the DPYS gene encoding dihydropyrimidinase codes for MPRQNLAQQRLLIKGGKVVNDDHSVVADVYVEDGVVQQVGPNLNPEPQTGLVVLDAANKLVIPGGIDTHTHMQFPFMGSRSKDDFYTGTKAAIAGGTTMIIDFAIPQKGCSLIEAFDTWKSWADPKVCCDYALHVAVTWWSNKVKEEMKSLVQNKGVNSFKMFMAYKDLYMVNDEELYAAFSCCKELGAVAQVHAENGELIAQGAKKMLAMGITGPEGHELCRPEEVEAEATQRAITIANAVNCPLFVVHVMSKSAASVISNARREGKVVYGEPIAASLGTDGTNYWHKDWAHAAAYVMGPPLRPDPSTPGFLMNLLANDDLSVTGTDNCTFDMCQKALGKDDFTKIPNGVNGVEDRMSVIWEKGVYSGKMDENRFVAVTSTNAAKIFNLYPKKGRIAVGSDADIVIWDPKATRTISAKTHHQANDFNIFEGMICHGVPIATVSRGKVVYKGGAFNVTAGEGKYVFRPPFPPYVYKRVRQREQVCQPVPVKRAPHTDMVSGTSITPK; via the exons ATGCCACGCCAAAACCTGGCTCAGCAGAGACTTTTGATCAAGGGGGGAAAAGTCGTGAACGATGACCACTCTGTGGTGGCTGATGTGTACGTGGAAGACGGAGTGGTGCAGCAAGTGGGACCGAACCTAAACCCTGAGCCACAAACTGGACTCGTCGTGCTGGATGCAGCCAACAAGCTGGTGATCCCTGGGGGCATCGATACTCATACACACATGCAGTTCCCTTTTATGGGTAGCAGGTCAAAAGATGACTTCTATACAGGAACCAAG GCTGCTATAGCAGGAGGAACCACTATGATCATCGATTTTGCCATCCCTCAGAAGGGCTGTTCTCTTATTGAAGCCTTTGATACGTGGAAAAGCTGGGCAGACCCTAAAGTCTGCTGTGATTATGCACTGCACGTGGCAGTTACGTGGTGGAGCAACAAG gtgaaggaagaaatgaaaagtcttgttcaaaacaaaggcGTCAACTCCTTCAAGATGTTTATGGCCTATAAAGATCTATACATGGTCAATGATGAGGAGTTATATGCAGCCTTTTCCTGCTGTAAGGAACTTGGAGCAGTTGCTCAAGTCCATGCGGAGAATGGGGAGCTAATTGCACAG ggtgcaaagaagatgcTGGCAATGGGAATAACTGGCCCTGAGGGGCATGAGCTGTGTCGTCCTGAAGAAGTGGAAGCTGAAGCTACGCAGAGAGCAATTACCATAGCAAATGCTGTAAACTGCCCCCTTTTTGTAGTCCATGTAATGAGTAAATCTGCAGCAAGCGTGATAAGTAATGCACGAAGAGAAG gaaaGGTGGTTTATGGAGAGCCTATTGCTGCTAGTCTTGGCACTGATGGCACCAACTATTGGCATAAAGACTGGGCTCATGCTGCAGCATATGTCATGGGACCTCCACTGAGACCAGATCCATCTACTCCTGGTTTCCTCATGAACTTACTGGCCAA TGATGACCTGTCTGTGACAGGGACTGACAATTGCACCTTTGACATGTGCCAGAAAGCTCTGGGGAAGGATGACTTCACAAAAATCCCTAATGGAGTGAATGGTGTGGAAGACAGGATGTCAGTCATATGGGAAAAAGGTGTT TACAGTGGAAAAATGGATGAAAACAGATTTGTAGCTGTTACCAGCACAAATGCAGCAAAAATCTTTAACCTTTACCCAAAGAAGGGGAGAATTGCTGTGGGTTCTGATGCTGACATAGTAATTTGGGATCCCAAAGCTACAAG GACAATATCTGCAAAGACACATCACCAGGCCAACGACTTCAATATATTTGAAGGAATGATCTGCCATGGAGTACCAATTGCAACAGTTTCAAGAGGCAAAGTGGTTTATAAAGGTGGAGCTTTCAATGTCACAGCAGGAGAAGGCAAATATGTCTTCCGTCCACCATTCCCTCCATATGTCTACAAACGAGTCAGGCAGCGGGAGCAG